From a single Kitasatospora azatica KCTC 9699 genomic region:
- a CDS encoding NAD(P)-binding domain-containing protein: MTTIAVIGNGRVGGNLATALTRAGHEVTVADRTPGAAADAARTARRRSLARCRTRRRGLVRWTRASAEAVRACGHTA; encoded by the coding sequence ATGACCACGATCGCAGTCATCGGAAACGGCCGCGTCGGCGGCAACCTGGCCACCGCCCTCACCCGGGCAGGACATGAGGTGACCGTGGCGGACCGCACGCCGGGCGCCGCCGCCGACGCCGCCCGAACAGCCCGGAGGCGGTCGCTCGCGAGATGTCGAACCCGGCGCCGAGGGCTTGTCAGGTGGACACGGGCCTCCGCAGAAGCGGTCAGGGCCTGCGGACACACGGCGTAG
- a CDS encoding 3'(2'),5'-bisphosphate nucleotidase CysQ, translated as MSETLQTTDAIVSDADLLDRTAAAVREAGSALRERYGEVIPYRTREGLMRALAANDDAALDILRPRLTRLRPDAGWVEDELDGGALPPGEWWVVDPAEGNVNHLHALPEWAVTATLVRDNQPVLTAVHLPLTGETYTALTGAGAHLDGRPLNVSRTADLGLSIVATSQARPDEDEKVVRRVGSSITAMLFDALVVRVAVPATLHLLNVAAGRIDAFWQFAGARADLLPGALLVTEAGGQISDAEGRPWTPQSESFLAAAPGVHAGAVATLSR; from the coding sequence ATGTCCGAAACGCTTCAGACCACTGACGCCATCGTCTCCGACGCCGACCTGCTCGACCGGACCGCGGCCGCCGTGCGTGAGGCCGGTTCGGCACTGCGCGAGCGGTACGGCGAGGTGATCCCCTACCGGACCCGCGAAGGGCTGATGCGCGCGCTCGCCGCCAACGACGACGCGGCCCTCGACATCCTGCGCCCCCGCCTCACACGCCTGCGCCCGGACGCCGGCTGGGTGGAGGACGAGCTGGACGGCGGGGCGCTACCGCCCGGCGAATGGTGGGTCGTGGATCCGGCCGAAGGCAACGTCAACCACCTGCACGCCCTGCCCGAGTGGGCGGTGACCGCCACCCTCGTGCGCGACAACCAGCCGGTGCTCACCGCGGTCCACCTGCCGTTGACCGGCGAGACCTACACCGCGCTCACCGGCGCTGGCGCCCACCTCGACGGCCGGCCGCTGAACGTCTCCCGGACCGCGGACCTCGGCCTGAGCATCGTGGCCACCAGCCAGGCCCGGCCCGACGAGGACGAGAAGGTCGTGCGACGCGTCGGCTCCTCGATCACCGCGATGCTCTTCGACGCGCTCGTCGTCCGCGTCGCCGTGCCCGCGACCCTGCACCTGCTGAACGTGGCCGCCGGCCGGATCGACGCCTTCTGGCAGTTCGCCGGCGCCCGCGCGGACCTGCTCCCCGGAGCGCTGCTCGTCACCGAGGCCGGCGGACAGATCTCCGACGCCGAGGGCCGCCCCTGGACCCCGCAGAGCGAAAGCTTCCTGGCCGCCGCGCCCGGCGTCCACGCCGGGGCCGTCGCCACTCTTTCACGCTGA